One part of the Megachile rotundata isolate GNS110a chromosome 16, iyMegRotu1, whole genome shotgun sequence genome encodes these proteins:
- the LOC100878824 gene encoding protein KRTCAP2 homolog encodes MPVSSGVSFVLSSILTVLVFSGMQIYRTWLASSQLYTILGGYIGSILFMCVLTAIGNLESTVFGKSFQQKLFPEVMFSLIISLIASGLVHRVATTTCFLFSMIALYYINRISQETYAAPVPTVLVHTKKRK; translated from the exons atgc CGGTCAGTAGCGGAGTATCCTTTGTATTGTCATCCATTCTTACGGTTCTCGTGTTTTCTGGAATGCAAATATATAGAACTTGGTTAGCATCGTCACAACTTTATACCATATTGGGCGGATATATTGGATCTATATTATTTATGTGCGTATTGACTGCTATTGGAAATCTAGAATCTACGGTATTTGGAAAAtcttttcaacaaaaattattcCCTGAAG TTATGTTCTCGTTAATTATCAGTTTAATCGCATCAGGATTAGTGCACAGAGTGGCAACTACCACCTGCTTTCTGTTTTCGATGATCGCGTTATATTACATCAACCGGATTTCTCAAGAAACCTATGCTGCACCTGTGCCTACAGTATTGGTACATacgaagaaaagaaaatga
- the Stoml2 gene encoding stomatin like 2 isoform X2, which translates to MNSSKHQSIFGFEHAVPKLSITQLVRHRSDTPFNTVILFVPQQEAWVVERMGKFHKVLEPGLNMLIPIVDKIKYVQSLKELAIEIPQQSAVTLDNVTLNIDGVLYLRVNDPYLASYGVEDAEFAVVQLAQTTMRSELGKIALDKVFREREGLNVCIVDSINKASEAWGITCLRYEIRDIRLPQRVQEAMQMQVEAERKKRAAVLESEGTREAEINIAEGKRLAQILASEAAKQEEINKATGTAAAVVAIAEARAKSLKLIANALNLSDAKNAAAYSIAEQYVKAFNKLAKVNNTLILPSNVSDISSLVTQAMTVYKQILSQPSIGIDDTKENRDTSLDVHESDESFEYFSDKEEAEKHRENKRKRNPEIL; encoded by the exons ATGAATTCATCGAAG catcaatcgatttttggatttgaacaTGCTGTCCCTAAATTATCTATAACGCAACTTGTCAGACACAGATCCGATACACCCTTCAATACTGTTATATTATTTGTTCCACAGCAGGAG GCATGGGTCGTCGAAAGGATGGGAAAATTTCATAAAGTTTTAGAACCAGGATTAAATATGCTTATACCGATagttgataaaattaaatatgttcaAAGCCTTAAGGAATTAGCGATAGAGATACCCCAACAAAGTGCAGTTACTTTGG ATAATGTAACATTAAATATCGATGGAGTTTTATATTTAAGAGTAAATGATCCGTATTTAGCTTCGTACGGCGTTGAGGATGCCGAATTTGCTGTAGTTCAGTTAGCCCAAACAACTATGAGATCAGAGTTAGGAAAAATAGCATTAGACAAGGTATTTAGGGAGAGAGAAGGTCTTAATGTTTGCATCGTCGATAGTATAAATAAAGCGAGCGAAGCTTGGGGTATAACGTGTCTCAGATACGAAATAC GTGATATCAGATTACCGCAAAGGGTGCAAGAAGCGATGCAAATGCAAGTAGAAGCAGAACGGAAAAAAAGAGCTGCAGTTTTAGAATCTGAGGGTACCAGAGAAGCAGAAATAAATATTGCCGAAGGAAAACGATTAGCGCAGATTTTAGCGTCGG AGGCTGCAAAAcaggaagaaataaataaagcgACTGGTACAGCAGCTGCAGTAGTAGCTATTGCAGAAGCACGTGCAAAGAGTTTAAAACTTATAGCAAATGCTCTTAATTTATCGGATGCAAAAAATGCAGCTGCATATAGCATAGCGGAACAATATGTTAAAGCGTTTAACAAACTGGCAAAAGTGAACAATACTTTGATTCTGCCCAGTAATGTTTCCGACATATCTTCTCTAGTAACACAA GCAATGACAGTGTATAAACAAATTCTGTCCCAACCTAGTATAGGTATAGATGATACGAAAGAAAATAGAGATACTTCGCTCGATGTTCACGAATCGGATGAATCTTTTGAATATTTCAGTGATAAAGAGGAAGCAGAGAAGCATAGAGAGAACAAAAGAAAACGAAATcctgaaatattgtaa
- the Stoml2 gene encoding stomatin like 2 isoform X1, translating into MLLRTYKWEMNCRFKTLARNFGILKHQSIFGFEHAVPKLSITQLVRHRSDTPFNTVILFVPQQEAWVVERMGKFHKVLEPGLNMLIPIVDKIKYVQSLKELAIEIPQQSAVTLDNVTLNIDGVLYLRVNDPYLASYGVEDAEFAVVQLAQTTMRSELGKIALDKVFREREGLNVCIVDSINKASEAWGITCLRYEIRDIRLPQRVQEAMQMQVEAERKKRAAVLESEGTREAEINIAEGKRLAQILASEAAKQEEINKATGTAAAVVAIAEARAKSLKLIANALNLSDAKNAAAYSIAEQYVKAFNKLAKVNNTLILPSNVSDISSLVTQAMTVYKQILSQPSIGIDDTKENRDTSLDVHESDESFEYFSDKEEAEKHRENKRKRNPEIL; encoded by the exons ATGCTATTGCGAACATATAAGTGGGAAATGAATTGCCGTTTTAAAACGCTCGCTcgtaattttggaatattgaag catcaatcgatttttggatttgaacaTGCTGTCCCTAAATTATCTATAACGCAACTTGTCAGACACAGATCCGATACACCCTTCAATACTGTTATATTATTTGTTCCACAGCAGGAG GCATGGGTCGTCGAAAGGATGGGAAAATTTCATAAAGTTTTAGAACCAGGATTAAATATGCTTATACCGATagttgataaaattaaatatgttcaAAGCCTTAAGGAATTAGCGATAGAGATACCCCAACAAAGTGCAGTTACTTTGG ATAATGTAACATTAAATATCGATGGAGTTTTATATTTAAGAGTAAATGATCCGTATTTAGCTTCGTACGGCGTTGAGGATGCCGAATTTGCTGTAGTTCAGTTAGCCCAAACAACTATGAGATCAGAGTTAGGAAAAATAGCATTAGACAAGGTATTTAGGGAGAGAGAAGGTCTTAATGTTTGCATCGTCGATAGTATAAATAAAGCGAGCGAAGCTTGGGGTATAACGTGTCTCAGATACGAAATAC GTGATATCAGATTACCGCAAAGGGTGCAAGAAGCGATGCAAATGCAAGTAGAAGCAGAACGGAAAAAAAGAGCTGCAGTTTTAGAATCTGAGGGTACCAGAGAAGCAGAAATAAATATTGCCGAAGGAAAACGATTAGCGCAGATTTTAGCGTCGG AGGCTGCAAAAcaggaagaaataaataaagcgACTGGTACAGCAGCTGCAGTAGTAGCTATTGCAGAAGCACGTGCAAAGAGTTTAAAACTTATAGCAAATGCTCTTAATTTATCGGATGCAAAAAATGCAGCTGCATATAGCATAGCGGAACAATATGTTAAAGCGTTTAACAAACTGGCAAAAGTGAACAATACTTTGATTCTGCCCAGTAATGTTTCCGACATATCTTCTCTAGTAACACAA GCAATGACAGTGTATAAACAAATTCTGTCCCAACCTAGTATAGGTATAGATGATACGAAAGAAAATAGAGATACTTCGCTCGATGTTCACGAATCGGATGAATCTTTTGAATATTTCAGTGATAAAGAGGAAGCAGAGAAGCATAGAGAGAACAAAAGAAAACGAAATcctgaaatattgtaa
- the CSP1 gene encoding chemosensory protein 1 produces MRSYVILLLTLSLLAWTLAEDLYPDKYDYVDIDKILANDKLREQYYKCFMEVQPCVTADAQFFKEHITEAFVTKCRLCTERQKELFDKMADWYNKNEPSKWQAFVEKSLNDAKKRANN; encoded by the exons ATGCGTTCCTACGTTATACTATTGCTAACTCTCTCTCTTCTTGCATGGACACTGGCCGAAGATCTTTATCCAGATAAATACGATTACGTCGACATCGATAAAATTTTGGCAAATGATAAACTAAGGGAACAATATTACAAATGTTTCATGGAGGTACAACCTTGCGTGACTGCCGACGCACAGTTTTTTAAAg AACACATAACTGAGGCATTTGTAACAAAGTGCCGACTATGCACCGAAAGGCAAAAGGAGTTATTCGATAAAATGGCGGATTGGTACAACAAGAATGAACCGAGCAAATGGCAAGCTTTCGTGGAGAAATCATTAAACGATGCAAAAAAACGTGCAAATAATTAA
- the LOC100883256 gene encoding lysoplasmalogenase TMEM86A, whose protein sequence is MSSPTQVLKSIGPKLVPFFKSVSVYFILLAEQPSLLTACFKCLPIISLIVFVLLHGVSLSQEYTFSRRILTGLIFSCIGDALLVWPNCFTPGMCMFAMAQIMYISAFGFIPLNKMLGTILYAMCSLVIYTLMPGLNGILVVGVPVYVVLLTTMAWRAISRVQFYKELWTWTKLCSCIGSICFLISDTLLGFHYFHTPLPYSQVSIMLTYYAAQLGIALSAVGSKHNSNNNSNYNNNNNNNNNNNNNNASDDKNEANLAKN, encoded by the exons ATGTCATCGCCTACACAAGTA TTAAAAAGTATTGGCCCAAAATTAGTTCCTTTCTTTAAAAGCGTATccgtgtattttatattattggccGAGCAACCATCGCTCCTGACGGCGTGTTTCAAGTGTTTGCCAATTATAAGTCTAATCGTCTTTGTTCTTCTACATGGAGTTAGTTTATCGCAGGA GTACACTTTCTCCAGACGCATACTGACAGGGTTAATATTCAGTTGCATAGGAGACGCACTATTGGTTTGGCCCAATTGTTTCACCCCGGGAATGTGTATGTTCGCCATGGCTCAAATCATGTATATTAGCGCATTCGGTTTCATACCACTTAATAAAATGTTAGGCACAATCCTGTATGCGATGTGTTCGCTAG TCATATATACTCTAATGCCTGGTCTAAATGGTATCCTGGTCGTTGGAGTTCCGGTTTACGTAGTATTATTGACGACTATGGCATGGAGGGCAATTTCGAGAGTACAGTTTTACAAG GAGCTATGGACGTGGACTAAACTCTGTAGCTGCATCGGTAGTATATGTTTCCTTATATCGGATACTTTACTCGGATTCCATTATTTTCATACGCCATTGCCTTATTCTCAG GTTTCTATAATGTTGACGTACTATGCGGCTCAGTTAGGAATAGCACTGAGTGCTGTAGGTTCAAAACATAATAGTAACAACAACAGCAactacaacaacaacaataacaacaacaacaacaataataataacaatgcaAGCGACGATAAAAATGAAGCAAATTTAGCAAAAAATTAA